One genomic window of Conger conger chromosome 7, fConCon1.1, whole genome shotgun sequence includes the following:
- the LOC133133219 gene encoding pannexin-1-like isoform X3 produces MPLYSVLTSCVDATGNNVALSFISGTQITCFSPTNFSWRQAAYVDSFCWAAVQGVSGDENNHAPLWLHKFFPYILLLVAILMYIPALFWRFTAAPHLFSDLNFIMEELDRSYNRAIKLAKSLASNLDTSDAPADSQSSVFDLAEGCFKYPLVEQYLKTKRASRSLVVKYLICRALTLVTLLFACLYLGYYINLAAVTDEFTCNIRTGILHNATAIPAAMQCKLVAVGVFQLLSYINLVVYALLAPVVLYTTVIPARQSSVFLRPYEALPTFGTLDLTTSLYDDLSIYLLFLEENLSELKSYRCLQVLQLIRERGGEALDTMCLLRTLGQVKTDVVDAKTAATTKAEPGEEDGSTELKDVSTLLLEDGKGKDGKGCDEKAVRQRVM; encoded by the exons ATGCCTCTTTACTCCGTTCTGACTTCTTGTGTTGATGCCACAGGAAACAATGTCGCGTTATCATTCATTTCAG GAACCCAGATCACCTGCTTCTCTCCCACCAACTTCTCCTGGCGCCAGGCAGCCTATGTGGACTCCTTCTGCTGGGCGGCCGTGCAGGGCGTGTCGGGCGACGAGAACAACCACGCTCCTCTCTGGCTGCACAAG TTCTTTCCCTATATCCTGCTGCTGGTGGCCATTCTGATGTACATCCCTGCCCTATTCTGGCGCTTCACCGCTGCGCCTCATCTCTTCTCCGACCTCAACTTCATCATGGAGGAGCTGGACCGCTCCTACAATCGAGCCATCAAGCTGGCCAAGAGCCTGGCGTCCAACCTGGACACCAGTGATGCACCTGCAGACTCCCAGAG CAGCGTCTTTGACCTGGCGGAAGGCTGCTTCAAGTACCCCTTAGTAGAGCAGTACCTCAAGACCAAGAGGGCCTCCCGAAGTCTCGTCGTCAAGTATCTCATCTGTCGCGCCCTGACCCTGGTCACCCTCCTGTTCGCCTGCCTTTACCTGGGCTACTACATCAACCTGGCCGCCGTCACGGACGAGTTCACCTGCAACATTCGCACGGGCATCCTCCATAACGCCACGGCCATCCCAGCCGCCATGCAGTGCAAGCTGGTCGCCGTGGGCGTCTTCCAGCTGCTCAGCTACATCAACCTGGTGGTCTACGCCCTGCTGGCCCCCGTCGTCCTGTACACCACGGTCATACCGGCGAGGCAGAGCTCCGTCTTCCTCAGGCCCTACGAGGCCCTGCCCACGTTCGGCACGCTGGACCTGACCACGTCCCTCTACGACGACCTCAGCATCTACCTCCTCTTCCTGGAGGAGAACCTGAGCGAGCTGAAGTCCTACAGGTGCCTGCAGGTGCTGCAGCTGATCCGGGAGCGCGGGGGGGAGGCCTTGGACACCATGTGCCTCCTCCGCACCCTGGGCCAGGTGAAGACTGACGTCGTGGACGCGAAGACGGCGGCCACAACGAAAGCAGAGCCCGGAGAGGAAGACGGCTCCACGGAGCTGAAAG ACGTGTCCACCCTCTTACTGGAGGACGGGAAAGGCAAGGACGGGAAAGGCTGCGACGAGAAGGCAGTGCGCCAGAGAGTGATGTAA
- the LOC133133219 gene encoding pannexin-1-like isoform X1, protein MAIAHVATEYVFSDFLLKEPSETKYKGVRLDLAVDKIVTCIAVGLPLLLISLAFAQEVSVGTQITCFSPTNFSWRQAAYVDSFCWAAVQGVSGDENNHAPLWLHKFFPYILLLVAILMYIPALFWRFTAAPHLFSDLNFIMEELDRSYNRAIKLAKSLASNLDTSDAPADSQSSVFDLAEGCFKYPLVEQYLKTKRASRSLVVKYLICRALTLVTLLFACLYLGYYINLAAVTDEFTCNIRTGILHNATAIPAAMQCKLVAVGVFQLLSYINLVVYALLAPVVLYTTVIPARQSSVFLRPYEALPTFGTLDLTTSLYDDLSIYLLFLEENLSELKSYRCLQVLQLIRERGGEALDTMCLLRTLGQVKTDVVDAKTAATTKAEPGEEDGSTELKDVSTLLLEDGKGKDGKGCDEKAVRQRVM, encoded by the exons ATGGCAATTGCACACGTGGCCACGGAATATGTTTTCTCAGATTTTTTGCTCAAAGAACCATCGGAGACAAAGTACAAAGGAGTGCGTCTAGATTTGGCTGTGGATAAAATAGTCACTTGTATTGCAGTCGGGTTGCCTTTGTTGCTAATCTCTCTCGCGTTTGCCCAGGAGGTGTCAGTAG GAACCCAGATCACCTGCTTCTCTCCCACCAACTTCTCCTGGCGCCAGGCAGCCTATGTGGACTCCTTCTGCTGGGCGGCCGTGCAGGGCGTGTCGGGCGACGAGAACAACCACGCTCCTCTCTGGCTGCACAAG TTCTTTCCCTATATCCTGCTGCTGGTGGCCATTCTGATGTACATCCCTGCCCTATTCTGGCGCTTCACCGCTGCGCCTCATCTCTTCTCCGACCTCAACTTCATCATGGAGGAGCTGGACCGCTCCTACAATCGAGCCATCAAGCTGGCCAAGAGCCTGGCGTCCAACCTGGACACCAGTGATGCACCTGCAGACTCCCAGAG CAGCGTCTTTGACCTGGCGGAAGGCTGCTTCAAGTACCCCTTAGTAGAGCAGTACCTCAAGACCAAGAGGGCCTCCCGAAGTCTCGTCGTCAAGTATCTCATCTGTCGCGCCCTGACCCTGGTCACCCTCCTGTTCGCCTGCCTTTACCTGGGCTACTACATCAACCTGGCCGCCGTCACGGACGAGTTCACCTGCAACATTCGCACGGGCATCCTCCATAACGCCACGGCCATCCCAGCCGCCATGCAGTGCAAGCTGGTCGCCGTGGGCGTCTTCCAGCTGCTCAGCTACATCAACCTGGTGGTCTACGCCCTGCTGGCCCCCGTCGTCCTGTACACCACGGTCATACCGGCGAGGCAGAGCTCCGTCTTCCTCAGGCCCTACGAGGCCCTGCCCACGTTCGGCACGCTGGACCTGACCACGTCCCTCTACGACGACCTCAGCATCTACCTCCTCTTCCTGGAGGAGAACCTGAGCGAGCTGAAGTCCTACAGGTGCCTGCAGGTGCTGCAGCTGATCCGGGAGCGCGGGGGGGAGGCCTTGGACACCATGTGCCTCCTCCGCACCCTGGGCCAGGTGAAGACTGACGTCGTGGACGCGAAGACGGCGGCCACAACGAAAGCAGAGCCCGGAGAGGAAGACGGCTCCACGGAGCTGAAAG ACGTGTCCACCCTCTTACTGGAGGACGGGAAAGGCAAGGACGGGAAAGGCTGCGACGAGAAGGCAGTGCGCCAGAGAGTGATGTAA
- the cwc15 gene encoding protein CWC15 homolog, whose product MTTAARPTFEPARGGRGKGEGDLSALSKQYSSRDLPGHTKIKYRQPTQDAPEEVRARDFRRELEERERVAVRDKTRERGPREHTTSSSSSSSSKRPRLDQIPAANLDADDPLTDDDEEDDSDEDSDDDDTAALLAELEKIKKERAEEQERKEREQKAEEERIRMENILSGNPLLNLAGQQQQQQQQIVQTQTAFSVKRRWDDDVVFKNCAKGVDDSRKEKRFVNDTLRSEFHKKFMEKYVK is encoded by the exons ATGACCACAGCGGCGAGACCGACGTTCGAGCCGGcgaggggtgggagggggaaaGGAGAAGGAGACCTGAGCGCCCTCTCTAAGCAGTACTCCAGCCGAGATCTACCGGGCCACACTAAGATAAAATACAG ACAACCTACCCAGGATGCCCCCGAGGAGGTGCGCGCCCGTGACTTCCGTCGCgagctggaggagagggagcgtGTTGCGGTCCGGGATAAGACCAGGGAGAGGGGACCCCGGG AACACACCACATCATCTTCGTCATCCTCGTCCTCAAAGAGGCCCCGACTGGATCAGATTCCTGCGGCTAACCTGGACGCAGATGATCCCCTGACTGAT gatgatgaagaggatgacTCTGATGAAGACAGTGATGATGACGACACCGCTGCCCTGCTGGCAGAGCTTGAGAAGATAAAGAAGGAGCGCGCCGAAGAACAGGAGCGCAAG GAGCGGGAGCAGAAGGCTGAGGAGGAACGCATTCGCATGGAGAACATTCTGAGCGGGAATCCGCTCCTCAACCTGGccgggcagcagcagcagcagcagcagcagattgTGCAGACCCAGACGGCCTTCAGCGTCAAGAGGAG GTGGGACGATGATGTGGTGTTCAAGAACTGTGCGAAGGGCGTAGACGACTCGAGGAAGGAGAAGCGCTTCGTCAACGACACGCTGCGATCCGAGTTTCACAAGAAGTTCATGGAGAAGTACGTCAAATAA
- the LOC133132897 gene encoding sestrin-3-like, translating to MNGSTDSHSSSSHGTCNVCRKVSTKKEEPLRARCSSTGPSAFIPEDEILEALPMDPCTELLLVEAYSPCTGLDHLTQVMGLHPQYLQSFLQNHFYLLWMDGPLPLHYRQYIAIMAVARHQCSFLVEVHVQEFCRVGGPVEWLRGLRYAPQRMRNLNDINKILAHRPWLITKDHIQSLVRTGESSWSLTELVHAVVLLAHFHALASFVLGSGINPEEEEEEEEERDDQRFGSCCCDLADSCSPKPEEVFCGSPEMTDSVSELEALMDRMKRLQEEQEEEEASQEEMATRFEREKKESLLVGSGDFKEEVVTKSKGSQFVVDSTFRYQDFARHGEDDLPTFRAQDYSWEDHGFSLVNRLYSDIGVLLDDKFRTVCNLTYYNMATHEDVDTTTLRRAIFNYVHCMYGIRYDDYNYGEVNQLLERSLKVYIKTVTCYPERTTCHMYHSYWRQFRHSEKVHVNLLLMEARMQAELLYALRAITHYMT from the exons GAAGAGCCGTTGAGAGCCCGGTGTTCCTCCACGGGGCCCAGCGCCTTCATTCCTGAAGATGAG ATCCTGGAGGCCCTGCCCATGGATCCCTGCACCGAGCTGCTGTTGGTGGAGGCGTACTCCCCGTGCACAGGGCTGGACCACCTGACCCAGGTGATGGGCCTGCACCCCCAATACCTGCAGTCCTTCCTGCAGAACCACTTCTACCTTCTGTGGATGGACGGGCCTCTGCCCCTGCACTACCGCCAGTACATTGCCATTATG GCAGTGGCCCGGCACCAGTGCTCCTTCCTGGTGGAGGTGCACGTGCAGGAGTTCTGCCGCGTCGGAGGGCCAGTGGAGTGGCTGCGGGGCCTGCGGTACGCCCCCCAGAGGATGAGGAACCTCAACGACATCAACAAGATCCTCGCGCACAGACCCTGGCTCATCACCAAGGACCACAtccag AGTCTGGTGAGGACCGGGGAGAGCAGCTGGTCCCTGACTGAGCTGGTCCACGCCGTGGTCCTCCTGGCCCACTTCCATGCCCTGGCCAGCTTCGTGTTGGGCAGTGGCATCAACccggaggaagaggaagaggaggaggaggagagagacgaCCAGCGCTTCGGCAGCTGCTGCTGCGACCTGGCGGACAGCTGCAGCCCGAAGCCAGAGGAGGTCTTCTGTGGCAGCCCCGAG ATGACAGACTCAGTCAGTGAGCTGGAGGCCTTAATGGACAGAATGAAGAGGCTTCaagaagagcaggaggaagaggaggcctcCCAGGAGGAGATGGCCACTCGCTttgagagggagaagaaagagagcctCCTTGTGGGCTCAGGAG ATTTCAAGGAAGAGGTGGTGACAAAATCAAAAGGCTCCCAGTTTGTGGTGGATTCAACCTTCCGTTATCAGGACTTTGCCAGGCATGGAGAGGATGACCTGCCCACTTTCCGAGCTCAG GATTACTCCTGGGAAGACCACGGCTTCTCTCTGGTAAACCGGCTGTACTCCGACATTGGCGTCCTGCTGGACGATAAGTTCAGGACGGTGTGCAACCTAACATACTATAATATGGCGACCCACGAGGACGTAGACACCACCACGCTCCGCCGTGCCATCTTCAACTACGTCCACTGTATGTACGGCATCAG GTATGACGACTATAACTATGGGGAGGTGAACCAGCTGCTGGAACGCAGTCTGAAGGTCTACATCAAGACTGTGACCTGCTACCCAGAGAGGACCACCTGTCACATGTACCACAGCTACTGGCGCCAGTTTCGTCACTCTGAGAAG GTCCATGTGAACCTGCTGCTGATGGAGGCGCGGATGCAAGCGGAGCTTCTGTACGCCCTGCGAGCCATCACCCATTACATGACCTGA
- the LOC133133219 gene encoding pannexin-1-like isoform X2 produces the protein MAIAHVATEYVFSDFLLKEPSETKYKGVRLDLAVDKIVTCIAVGLPLLLISLAFAQEVSVGTQITCFSPTNFSWRQAAYVDSFCWAAVQGVSGDENNHAPLWLHKFFPYILLLVAILMYIPALFWRFTAAPHLFSDLNFIMEELDRSYNRAIKLAKSLASNLDTSDAPADSQSVFDLAEGCFKYPLVEQYLKTKRASRSLVVKYLICRALTLVTLLFACLYLGYYINLAAVTDEFTCNIRTGILHNATAIPAAMQCKLVAVGVFQLLSYINLVVYALLAPVVLYTTVIPARQSSVFLRPYEALPTFGTLDLTTSLYDDLSIYLLFLEENLSELKSYRCLQVLQLIRERGGEALDTMCLLRTLGQVKTDVVDAKTAATTKAEPGEEDGSTELKDVSTLLLEDGKGKDGKGCDEKAVRQRVM, from the exons ATGGCAATTGCACACGTGGCCACGGAATATGTTTTCTCAGATTTTTTGCTCAAAGAACCATCGGAGACAAAGTACAAAGGAGTGCGTCTAGATTTGGCTGTGGATAAAATAGTCACTTGTATTGCAGTCGGGTTGCCTTTGTTGCTAATCTCTCTCGCGTTTGCCCAGGAGGTGTCAGTAG GAACCCAGATCACCTGCTTCTCTCCCACCAACTTCTCCTGGCGCCAGGCAGCCTATGTGGACTCCTTCTGCTGGGCGGCCGTGCAGGGCGTGTCGGGCGACGAGAACAACCACGCTCCTCTCTGGCTGCACAAG TTCTTTCCCTATATCCTGCTGCTGGTGGCCATTCTGATGTACATCCCTGCCCTATTCTGGCGCTTCACCGCTGCGCCTCATCTCTTCTCCGACCTCAACTTCATCATGGAGGAGCTGGACCGCTCCTACAATCGAGCCATCAAGCTGGCCAAGAGCCTGGCGTCCAACCTGGACACCAGTGATGCACCTGCAGACTCCCAGAG CGTCTTTGACCTGGCGGAAGGCTGCTTCAAGTACCCCTTAGTAGAGCAGTACCTCAAGACCAAGAGGGCCTCCCGAAGTCTCGTCGTCAAGTATCTCATCTGTCGCGCCCTGACCCTGGTCACCCTCCTGTTCGCCTGCCTTTACCTGGGCTACTACATCAACCTGGCCGCCGTCACGGACGAGTTCACCTGCAACATTCGCACGGGCATCCTCCATAACGCCACGGCCATCCCAGCCGCCATGCAGTGCAAGCTGGTCGCCGTGGGCGTCTTCCAGCTGCTCAGCTACATCAACCTGGTGGTCTACGCCCTGCTGGCCCCCGTCGTCCTGTACACCACGGTCATACCGGCGAGGCAGAGCTCCGTCTTCCTCAGGCCCTACGAGGCCCTGCCCACGTTCGGCACGCTGGACCTGACCACGTCCCTCTACGACGACCTCAGCATCTACCTCCTCTTCCTGGAGGAGAACCTGAGCGAGCTGAAGTCCTACAGGTGCCTGCAGGTGCTGCAGCTGATCCGGGAGCGCGGGGGGGAGGCCTTGGACACCATGTGCCTCCTCCGCACCCTGGGCCAGGTGAAGACTGACGTCGTGGACGCGAAGACGGCGGCCACAACGAAAGCAGAGCCCGGAGAGGAAGACGGCTCCACGGAGCTGAAAG ACGTGTCCACCCTCTTACTGGAGGACGGGAAAGGCAAGGACGGGAAAGGCTGCGACGAGAAGGCAGTGCGCCAGAGAGTGATGTAA